The window acttttttataatatagattaatTGATCCCATtaaaaaagacaaattaaataaaaaattattcataagtattaataaaattatgaatgttggATGTCAAAAAAGTCCTATattgtcaatttttatatgttactttaatttagtaagtaaatattaatattattataaaataaattaaaaagatttattcaaatatctaaagtaaaataatagaataatatttaaaattattttaattaatgtctcttttaataatttttcatttaaaagtgattttgaatagtataattcaaacaacatttattttactataatccattttgacataaagattgccaaacataaatcacgttaagacaaacttacttttcatcaaaatcaagtttgcaaaatcaattctatGCAAACTCCCATTTGCAAAccgtaatccaaacacacacttattATAGCATCAATGCTGTTATGATCAATGAATCAGATTGAGTGTAAATGGCTTTACTGATTTGTTCCCTTGCACAAattgaagataaaaaatatgaattataCAAGAAGAACTAAGCCTTGAGGGGAAAACCAGTAAACTTCTATTTTGACTCTTCaaagattttgtggttttcacaTTAGTCTTCATAGATTTTGGTGACTAAATTAGTTTCAGTGGTTGTACAAATTTTCATTGACACTGTCAACATACTTTATTAGCATCTATTTAAAAAAGTGACGTTAATTTGACAACTTCAAGAGAGTTAGTAACCACCAACAATTATAAAgagaaaatatgaatttttatattttttttatctttattagttataattaattaattattgattgttgGCACCTTTTTTATTGGCAAACTAATTTTTTTGTCTATTCAAATATGAGCAATGCTAGGAACTAAAAGGGTATTAGCCAAAAACCAGCCAAATACCTTTGGGTTAATTCAAAATCTCTACGAATTAATATATGGATGTTTCTCctgctaagtatcagaatgtttctttttcatactaaatggatgttcttttatatatttttcgaatttttttgtattgtaaatgtgaatgtctctatttctttaaaaatttcatattttttttaaattttataaatatttaattatttttactaaaatataattggatgtttcttttattaagtattaagatgttttttttatattaaataaatattttttttataattctgtAACTGTGTAGTTTGCAAAATAGGAACTCCATCATCCACCATCCTTCTCACTAGCATCATAGCACCATCCACCTTCTTAACCTTACACGCGCAACAAAAGTGTATCAGACGTACGCGCATTCGCACCAACTCCATCTTCCTCCATCTTCTTCAAAACTCCGACAGCGGCAGCCACGTCGTCTAATATCCTCCTTCTTGTTGTTTCCTTAATGGGCTTTCCTTCCGGGGTTCGCCTTATCATCCACATTATGATGGGCCTACAAACAAAAACTATGACAGCCACCAAGAAAAGGAACGAAAGCAACGCTATCTGCAACGACCTAGAGCCCTTTCTCAAACCATGGTGTGAGAAAACTGAAGTTATCAAAACAGCAGAGATTGTTCCAGAAATCATGGAGGAAGAAACGGCCAAACGGCCAAGCTCAGAGTTTAAGAACTTCAGATCTGCGAGATGGCTTGCTATGGAATGGAACGAACAGCTTGATAAGTAGAAAGAGACGTAGAAGATGAAAGTGTAGAGGTTTTCATGAGGGAGCAGGAATAGTGCGCGGAGTGTGATAGAAGAGGAAGCGGGTCTTGTCGACGGTGGCAAATCCAACTAGCCAGATGATAGAAGAGGAGTGGATGTTGGTGATAGAAGAGGAGTGGGTCGCggtggagagacagagagggCCTGATGGTGAGAGAGAGGAGTGGGTCGCGGTGGGGAGACAAAGAGTGTGTGTGATTGTTAgaggtgggtaggttaatgtgagagagaagaggaaggtttttataagttttaattaggtttatttaatcaattttaaaaatacacaCTATGAGACAGtttaaattgtcttttgaaaaacgttttttttttttttatctttttaaaaaaatctttgggctcgaaaaatttttttttaatgatatttttttaaaagatcttttacaaaaataaaagtgattttatgtttggataaaataagataaaaataatcttttgttcatttattatgtaaaaaaaaattttaagaaaaaaagatatttaaaaaaaggtgtaaattataacttctcaaaatatatatatatatatatatatatttttttttttagtatttttacttttactattaaaaatttttcaaacacactaaaaaataaaaaatcttttttcattgaaaaaagatatttCTTATCGATTTTGGGTTTATTTGAGCGCCATTCtcgaaaagatttttttttaaataatatttttttaaaagatcttctacaaaaataaaagtgatattatgtttgaatatctcatgtaaaaagatctttttatatatcaattatatttggataaaataggataaaaatacttttttgttcatttattatgtaaaaaatgtatttttttaaggaaaaaatatcttttaaaaaaagatctaaattgtaacttctcaaaaaaaaatattttttttatttttttagtgcttttacttttactattaaaaatttgacaaacatactaaaatataaaaaaaatctttttttattaaaaaaatatctttttttataaatttaaaaacccCAAACAAACACTTAATGACGTTCAAATAAACACTTTTTTTAAGAGACAAAAATTATTTCACGTTTAAataggttttaaaaaaaaatttaagtactaaaagcatcttttattttttttttaaagtaaaatattgCTACTTtagcaaaaaaaataatttattttttttaataaaattaattttttaaaaaaacatatctatataaattttaaattaaataaaaatattttatttaaaaaaatatatttttcactaaaaaaaatcaatccaaactagAACTATAACAAGACTATGGTGCTGAACTGCTGATAGTGAAAGCATAATTGTAGTGACTAATGGACAACAATATGCTCTGTGGTGGTCGTATGTTAAGTTTTATCCAAACTACCCAATCTTGATGGAATTCCTTAAATATAATTCGACTTGAATTGTTTATTCCAATTAAAAACATATGATAATTGTCAATGactaatagctcaaatgacatagtttttttatattcaattaaaaggttgcgggttcgagtctcctatctctTTAAATTCGAGTCACAtagctttgataaaaaaaaaaaaacatataataatttaaaattataaatttataatagttTCAATccgattaaattaaaaaataaatttaaatagatacaatataaatcataattttttgaataaatttagattatattaaaaaacaaaaatcaatttaataTCATCTAAATCgtaacaaattatattaattttttttaaaaattgatttaatcCAAActacaataattatatatatgaattattagAAGCAAAAAACGTAAATATTCTTTCTAAAAAAAGATATCATTAAAATCATCCATATATACGCTATCTCTTGCGAAATAAGatagagaaagaaacaaaaaagagagTAGTAACAGAAAAAGAgtgaatgaaaacaaaagaacagtACAAAAAGGATCAGTGATTGCAGGTCAAAAAATAATGGCATGAGGgttcaattgaattgaattgagggTCCCACACAAACACTCACATAAGGGTTCTCACTTTCTTTGTTCTCTTGTGTTGTGCTGACctcactctctcttcttctcttcctcttaaaTTCTCTTCTCCGCTTTCTGTCTTGGAACTCGAACAATCAAGTAAATTCTTTTCcctctttctctttaattttattgGAGTAGTATTCCAATTGCGTTGTGCTTTATGATTGCAaggttgtttttttcttttaattgtttacATATTGGATTGTTTTGTTtcctttattgctttaatttaatttgagtttAGGTCAAGTTGTGCTCTGATCAAGGTTAACCTGGAGGTTGCATGTTGagggtttttaaaaaaattactcttTTCCTTTTAGGATAATATGGTTAAAATTTGAGCATTATGAGAAGTAAGTAAACAGTGTCCTGAAGGATGTTTTGTGGTTTAGAAGATGAAATTATGGTTCTGTTTGTTGTAGTTGGGGCATGGGAATGGGACTCTGAGAAGTGGGATTGAGTTTGGCATTATTAGGTAACAACTTGTTTAATGCTGATTGTTGCTTATTAAGGTTTTTTTAGCCTATAACTTCGTCTCCaatccatttaatttcttgttaataatAGCATTCATGAATTAATGTACATTAGGCCTATGAAAACTACAGCCTCATAAATTCTCTTGCAGATAATCAAGTAGAAACATAGTTACATACTGTGATGGCTATGGATGTAAAAGGCATAGCATGGGTTGGAAACGTGTACCAAAAGTTTGAGAATATGTGCCTCGACATGGAAGAGATGATGCTTCAGGTATGCATTTGTCATAATCCTTTTATTAAGTATCATTATCACATGCATTGAGAGTTGGATCATGAATGTATCCTTTTATGGCAATCTACGATAAAACTTTTTCTGAATTGCTTCTTATTTATGATATCAATTCAGTAAGATTATTCTGGTTGAACAATTCTTGGTAATGATAGTTATGTGGTATGCATTGATTTGCACTATAAATCTTTTTTTCCCCCTTTGTTTGTCGATGACAGGATACTTTTAAATACATGGAGGATCAGATGCAGACTGTTGGGGAAAATGTTAAGAAAATTTATGCTGGTGTCATGAAAGATTTACTTCCTCTGTCTTTGTGCGATTTGGATGAAAAGGCTGTGTCTGAATTGCCGATAGATCATTATACTGATGACAGTTCCTTGGAGATGACATCTCAAGGTTCCGAGAAAATAACCGTAAAGGCAGATGCCAAGGAGACAGCAGAGGATTCAAGGATCAATTTTGATGTTGATATTGCTGCAATACGTGATGAATCTTGTGATGCCAATGCTTTGTTTGAGGCGGATGCTGGTGATTTTGTTCAAGTTGGTCATTCATATATAAAATCAAACCTTGGTGGTGATGAAAATCAACAAAGTAAGATGCCTTCGTCCAATGCAACCAGTGAAATCACTTCCTTAGCATCAGATAGAGGCAGATGCAGCACATCTCAAGCATGTGAGCTCTCAAATGAAAAACAAAATCATGAAGTTAATTTTTCAAATCCGGCTTCTTCTGAAGTAAAAAGTCCTGCTTGTGATGCACTATGTTGCGATGAAATTGAAAGTTCAAGTACTGAACAGATCTACAATGCTCCGGCATCAGTTAAGCCAGCTGAAAAGAAAGAGATGAACATGGGTTGTTCTTCCTCCAGTGTCCTATTCGGAGACGCAGATGGTAAGTATTTGAGACTGCTTGAAATAGTTACCAAACAGGACCTAAGTGTCTGTTGAATATATTTGTATCCTTTTTATCGGTTACATAAAACTTCTGATGATGGCTATATTTTACTTACCTGGCAGGGTTCTCTATGATCAGAGCAATAGAGTCAGATGAGTATTCAAATGACACTGTTGTTGTATCTCATCCAGGTATGAATTTGTTTCGTTTAGTAGTATGAGTTTAGGTTTTTCTAATTCAAATCATTGCGAAGTACTTCCTTGGTTTGTTTATTATTACCTGTTGTTTGAAAATACTTAACGTAGTTTATCACACAAACCTTTTTCTTTGGTCTCTTGAAACCATGATAACAAAATTTGGTATGTTGGTAAACGATTCCTGTAACATTATTTAAGAAATTCCAGAAGCATGGAGTTCAGATGCAATGATGATTAATACCGTGCAACAAGATGATGAGCAGAATCTTGATGAAACTTGTATTATGGTGACCAGAGATGAACTTCGATTAGCTCCCAAGACTGGTGGTAATCTAGAGACTAATAAGGTACACGCATGCAGACGCACGCTCACACACCTCAaacctttctttttattttgttggtGGATGTTCATCTCTAACAGGAGTATCCTTTTTCTTAATGTCCGAAGAAAAAGAGGCAGCAACCCTTCTCGTTATCCAAGAAGTCTGCAAGGAAGCAAGAGTATAAGGAGCTTATGATATGGCATGGAAACAATGATGAAGAGGAGGATGTTGTGAAGAATTCATGTCCAAGCTCAGTTAAGGATCACAAAAATTCACAGCTTCCTGATATCTCTGAACCTGAATGGGAGCTTCTCTGAATATACCACATTTTTaatccctatatatatatatacattgttGAGTATGCAGTATTGCAGCGAAGATTCAATTTTCTTACAATAAGAATTTATGTTACTAGACCTTTTCCTAGTTCCTAGCAGCAAcacttttattctttcttttttccccGTTCTTTATTAATTACGCCATTCAAATGAGAACATCTAAATAGGGTAGTTTAAGTTATATA is drawn from Arachis hypogaea cultivar Tifrunner chromosome 12, arahy.Tifrunner.gnm2.J5K5, whole genome shotgun sequence and contains these coding sequences:
- the LOC112726660 gene encoding uncharacterized protein isoform X1, encoding MAMDVKGIAWVGNVYQKFENMCLDMEEMMLQDTFKYMEDQMQTVGENVKKIYAGVMKDLLPLSLCDLDEKAVSELPIDHYTDDSSLEMTSQGSEKITVKADAKETAEDSRINFDVDIAAIRDESCDANALFEADAGDFVQVGHSYIKSNLGGDENQQSKMPSSNATSEITSLASDRGRCSTSQACELSNEKQNHEVNFSNPASSEVKSPACDALCCDEIESSSTEQIYNAPASVKPAEKKEMNMGCSSSSVLFGDADGFSMIRAIESDEYSNDTVVVSHPEIPEAWSSDAMMINTVQQDDEQNLDETCIMVTRDELRLAPKTGGNLETNKKKRQQPFSLSKKSARKQEYKELMIWHGNNDEEEDVVKNSCPSSVKDHKNSQLPDISEPEWELL
- the LOC112726660 gene encoding uncharacterized protein isoform X2, which gives rise to MAMDVKGIAWVGNVYQKFENMCLDMEEMMLQDTFKYMEDQMQTVGENVKKIYAGVMKDLLPLSLCDLDEKAVSELPIDHYTDDSSLEMTSQGSEKITVKADAKETAEDSRINFDVDIAAIRDESCDANALFEADAGDFVQVGHSYIKSNLGGDENQQSKMPSSNATSEITSLASDRGRCSTSQACELSNEKQNHEVNFSNPASSEVKSPACDALCCDEIESSSTEQIYNAPASVKPAEKKEMNMGCSSSSVLFGDADGFSMIRAIESDEYSNDTVVVSHPEAWSSDAMMINTVQQDDEQNLDETCIMVTRDELRLAPKTGGNLETNKKKRQQPFSLSKKSARKQEYKELMIWHGNNDEEEDVVKNSCPSSVKDHKNSQLPDISEPEWELL